CAAAACAAAGTTTTTtacaagaaagcaaaaaaaaagaaaaatgtaactAAAACAACATTGTATTGAATTGATAAACAATTGGATTTGCCAAATTTATTATAGCatataaaagagaaaagatTTACACTTGGTTCCTGTTAAGCAAACAATATTCTTAATTATAGTGGCATATTctacaattaatttaacaatttcgAAACGAAGCGAATcttttcaaaaatgaaaacattgtaaaaacaacaactaaaaactaaaacaacacTAAAATTTGTGTGCTGCTAAAAGATTGTATAAACGAACAAAAATTGTAGACTGCTTTGGtataatgtttataaaaacTGATGTCACGTTAATAATTTGCTTGCTTAATTTAACATATGTACTCGTATATGTATACTTATATTATagatattatactatatatatttttatatatacatgtcCAATGTACGTACTTCGAAAGCCACAATAATTTTGCACAGCTCATTTAcaaatgaattgaatgaaatgtCATGTGtttaaattacaacaaaaatgtattcgatttcaatattgaaatcgtttatataaatagctaaatatatatatgtatataacgcGTTTCCCGCATACAACAAAATTagcgaaaatatttattgatggTTTTGTTCGAACTcgaatacaacaacaacaaaaatataccaagaatcAGCACGCTTGTAAAACGTTCTTAAAACTTGCGTGCTATTATGTGTATAAGCttaataaatcattaaaacAAAGATATCTgataacaatttgcattttcatttaaaatatctgATGTGGTGGTAACTTTGCTTCACAAGTagaatgaaatacttttaaaaagatgaattattttcaaatacattttcattttgttaaaaattatattcttcGGTGCTTAGATTTAATGTTAACTACAAAGAAGAAAACTGATATGATAAAGTTGCATcgtatttcattatatttatctttttctttatatattttagaattatagatgatataatataacttttatCGCACTACAAAGTTTATTTGACGGggtaattttgttttaaaaataaactgacaTAAGTCATGACAATTGTCATCgttcatttataaaataccCCAAACCTAAGTGATCAACTGAGCGCAGTTTTCATCtccaaatttattatttggctCACCCACATCCCACTTTGTAAAGCTGTGCGGATAGCCGGTGGTAATCGATTGATAACATCCCATTCGTTAGATCAATCCAATAACATTAGATCAATCCAATATCATTTAGTATTACTTAAGTGATGTCTTCCtcaatgtaataataattatcgaGGATTTTCTTAAATGGCTACGTGTCTGTATTAAAATCATCTGCAATtccattttgaaattttatttcacgattttttaaatattcgaaatattaCCATTATTATTTGGCACGGCAGATAGATGAAGCACGGTGAcgttaatcaaaatataataaactagCCATAACTCTTTAGGAAACATTGCAGCGATTAATAAATACTgatcaacaaaattaatttgcagtCGTATCTTATACACAGGCAGAGCCTACAAGTATTATTACTAATTTTACTATGATTTGATTCCctcaacttttaaataaaaggcaatgtttataagttttattctttttagtCTTTCAACTTCAACCGCAGATACTTAGGTCAAGTATACAgaatatagaattttttatGGAACTCTATCAAATATTGATTATAATATAGAATTCTGGATACAAAGAATTAATGTTTCAGAAAAATGAGGTCGATTTGAactaaattcataattaataatcaacGTTAAAGTATTTGGCCATATTTATAATGGCTccactttaattttaaagttaaatataaattaatattatgttaatgcaaaattgtaaaattattgtattttattctattctcTTTACTGCCTTTAACTTAAATGAATCAGAGGCTTTCGATTAGTAAAaagagtaaaatatatttatatattcttagtTTAACCAGACCACAAAATTAGTTTGCAGTGGTAACTTGGTCTGGCAAATAAAGGAACACAATCGATCACATTGAATGTCATTCATGATTAACGTTTCACTTTGATTCTTTCTTAATTGTACACAACGCTCATTTGTTCCCATATTATTCGGTTCCACGCTGCCCCATCTATTAAAGCTGATCGGAAGTCCAGTTGTCATGGAGTGGAATTTTAATTGTTCACCGAGATCGTTAAGATCGATCCAATAGAACTCTCTCACATTTAATTCGCGTAGCACCGCATCATATTCCTTATCGCTCTGAAAATTCACCAAATTGCCGCCCAACTCACGGCATTTGTGCAAAGCTGTATACCAATCAACTTTGATGTTCCGCTCGATATAATAGTATTTCTCAAGGATTTTTTTAAAAGGTGCTATATCCCCATGAAAATCATTTGACATTCCATTTTCCAAAACCACTCGCATTTGTTGAAATGGCTCTAAATAAACAGGATTAACATAAAATGagaagtttttaaattattttatttttaccagcATTAATCACAACCCGCACGATCACActaaaaaaaaggaatgaCGATAATACTTTGGAATCCATTGTAAATCAAACGAATGCAACATTTGTTGCAAAGGCATCATAAACAATACCAAACGATTTCTAATACTATAGcctttttataaacaatatcAGGGTTGATCACcgatatttgaatatttaacaatCTAAACGCCAGGGACtacaaaacataatttttttggttttttaaatacaaaatcaaacaacaacaaaaatttgatttttcaagTACTACaaagttgaataaaatcaagattttttgtatttttggtgttAAGTTAATTAATACATTTGACCCATGTATtctgtaaaataaaacaacattattatttttatgcacacaatttatatttgcaatCACTGTAAATTTCTTACCTATAACTCATCCTTTATAATACTGCGAGCTATCGTGAGATCTCGATAGGAATCAATTTCTAGACCATCCTCCGGTGCAATTTCAACAACAGAACACCTTATcacgttttaaaaatatattattaagtttGAGTAAACATTTTGTACACtcacttttcattttgaaaaattcCTTTCATTGcgagttttctttttgaaaaataaaacattccTGCTTCAACCAAATCTCCTGACCAATCTTGCCTTCTAGGACGCGCTTCCGCATTAAAGCCCACAGGCAGGATTTTATCATCAACCATTTTCCAACGTAAGTAATGAATTCTagattagaaataaaaattaattaattaacaaattgtatataaataaagacaAACCTCTTTACAGCAAAAACGCAATCATGTGTCTGAAATTTTTCGACCGCTTCTTGAATATAGTTTTCTCTTAGGAAAACCGAAGTGCATTGaaacaatgaaaaattttgaacttTGCTATGAACTTCCAGGAACTCCATAACAGCTTCAATGGATGACGACTCATCTCTTGCATAATGCGGAGGTCGAATATGTACTCGAGCACCAtcttaaaagtaaatataggtacatacatacaataatgaCATTATTATTCGTAAAAAACCAGCTCACATTTTTCAGCTTCCATTGCAATTTTCTTGTCATCCGTAGAAACCCAAATGTGTTGAAAGCAACTAGAATTTCTGATAGTCAGTATAGTACGCGATAATAGAGATAATCCATCAATTTCAAccatatttttattcttaattcCTTTACTTCCTCCACGTGCAAGTATCAGAGCATGTAAATCATTGTCGGTACTTAGAAAAAATCGtcaatttagttaatttaaatatatttattatttgctgaACCTTACCAAGAGGGCTTTGTTTCAACAAGAATAAGAACATAAAGTATGTAAAGTATCAGCGACTTTTTCATTGTGATATTCACGTTTAGGAACTTAGTATGGATAACCATACAGATccacaaataaaattagagTGAATAAATCTGAGGCACCCATAAGCATAATGTCACACGTTCGTGGATTGAATGAGCGTACAATGCgttaaattgataataataaaaaaactgGAACGCGGTTAGTTTGTGATTTACTGAGAGCATACGAAATTTTGAaagaaataacataaataagctCTTGTCCACGCAAGGTATTACGTAATCGTAGTATAACCAAAATGTGAGgtatcttaaaatta
This is a stretch of genomic DNA from Drosophila albomicans strain 15112-1751.03 chromosome 3, ASM965048v2, whole genome shotgun sequence. It encodes these proteins:
- the LOC117567386 gene encoding C-type lectin 37Db-like, translated to MDSKVLSSFLFFSVIVRVVINAEPFQQMRVVLENGMSNDFHGDIAPFKKILEKYYYIERNIKVDWYTALHKCRELGGNLVNFQSDKEYDAVLRELNVREFYWIDLNDLGEQLKFHSMTTGLPISFNRWGSVEPNNMGTNERCVQLRKNQSETLIMNDIQCDRLCSFICQTKLPLQTNFVVWLN
- the LOC117567384 gene encoding N-acylneuraminate cytidylyltransferase A produces the protein MVEIDGLSLLSRTILTIRNSSCFQHIWVSTDDKKIAMEAEKYGARVHIRPPHYARDESSSIEAVMEFLEVHSKVQNFSLFQCTSVFLRENYIQEAVEKFQTHDCVFAVKRIHYLRWKMVDDKILPVGFNAEARPRRQDWSGDLVEAGMFYFSKRKLAMKGIFQNEKCSVVEIAPEDGLEIDSYRDLTIARSIIKDEL